The window ATCGGAGTTTGAGCTCTCCCCGCAGGCTGACGCATATATTCAAGCAGCAAATACTGTCATTCAGGACCAGTTTATCTTTGCAAGTGCCCACCCTTTTGTGGAGCAGAAGCATGCCCTGGAAATATATGAGTCATTACCTTTCGATGAAAAGGTTCGGGAAAAGGTTATGTATTCCAATGCCAAGAGGCTGCTCGGCCTCTAGGCCGACGCATCTGTGAAAATTGCGGGACGTCGTTGCAGAAAAAACAATCCAACACTTAGGCACTGCTGGTCCAATTGTTTTACTGATCGACGTTCCAGGATTTGGTTCCAAAGATTTGCCCGCAATTTTCACCTCTGATAGCTTCATAACGACCTGTGCAGCAGAGCAGCCAAGTGTGCGCTCTCCTATTTTCGCTGGAAGATGCGTCAATCGAGTACTCTGCAGCTCTATGGAACACATTCAACCAGTGTCTATGTGACCCCATTGATTTACCCAATAAACATGGTACTATAGGAGGATAAACACCATACATGTAACCAGGGGAGATTTGCATATGGCACATCATGTCGACCTTTCCGCGTACAACAAGCTCACCGAACGGTTAAACCGTTTTCCACAAGGCGCCCCTCCGTCGAAGTATCTGGAGCGGATACTGAAGATCCTGCTCAGTGATGAGGAGGCGAGAAAAGTTTCTCTGCTTCCAATCAAGCCCTTCACACCACGCCAGGCTGCAACTATTTGGGGACTCAGCGAAACCGAAGCGTTCAAACTCCTGAATGAACTCGCCTCCAGAGCCATTCTGGTTGACATTCACAGCGACAACGAAGTCCGGTATGTGCTCCCGCCACCCATGGCAGGTTTTTTCGAGTTTTCCCTGATGCGCATTCGCGACGACCTGGATCAGAAACTGCTTGCTGAACTTTTCTACCAATACCTCAATGTTGAGGAAGAATTTATCAAAGCACTCTTCACTGAAGGAGAGACTCAGCTCGGCAGGGTTTTCGTGCAGGAGGCCGCTCTGAAAAACAGCGCTGCCCTGCATGTACTTGACTACGAGCGAGCCACGGAAGTCATCGACACCAGCGAGCAGATCGGCATCAGCCTCTGTTACTGCCGACATAAGATGAAACACGTCGGCAAAAATTGTGATGCCCCCATGGACATCTGCATGACCTTTAACAGTTCAGCCGGCTCGCTTATCCGCCATGGCCACGCCCGGCCAGTGGACAAGGTTGAGGGACGTGAGTTGCTGGCAAAAGCCTGGGAACACAACCTGATCCAATTTGGCGAGAATGTCCGCCAGAGAGTCAACTTTATCTGTAATTGCTGCGGTTGCTGCTGCGAGGCGATGCTGGCAGCCAAGCGGTTTGCATCTCTTCATCCCGTCCATACCACCAACTTCCTACCGGTTGTTGCCCATCACAATTGTACCGGTTGCGGCAAGTGTGTAGACGCCTGTCCTGTTGAAGCGATGTCACTGGTCTCCGCCAATGATCCCCATAAACCGAAACGTAAACAAGCCAAACTGGACAGGGAACTCTGCCTGGGTTGCGGTGTGTGCGTACGCAGCTGCCCTGAACAGGTGATTGAGCTTACGTCACGCCCCGAACGGGTTATCACTCCTCTGAATTCTGCCCACCGAACGGTGGTGATGGCTATCGAGCGAGGCATGTTGCAGGAACTGATCTTCGACAACAGGTTGCTGTTCAGTCACCGCGCCCTGGCAATTCTTTTGGGAGCGATCTTTAAACTGCCTCCCGTCAAACAACTCCTTGCCAGCAAGCAGGTCAAATCGCGCTATCTGGAGGCACTAATAGCAAAAAGATAATCAGCCCACTTCAACCAGATACTTCCAGTATCTCTTCGGCATAAGCTGTCGTTGAAGTTTATGATTCTCCCGGGCGGGGTTGCTAATAGCCGCGTGAAAAGAATTCCACAGCTGTTGATAGTGAAGCTCCTGCTCAGCCATCTCTTCGGGTGGCACCTCCCCGTTTTCCGCCACAAAGCTGGTGAAGTCGTCAGCGACAGAGACCGGTTGCAGGGTATTGCAGTCCCAGAACAGTGCCAGATCCCGTGCTATGTCGTGGAGTATCCAGCGCCGGTTCGCAAGGCGTTTGATAAAATGATTCGCGCAGTAACTGATAACATTGTGATCCGGCTCTATCGGTGCGTATTGCAGCCCGTCTTTGAGTATGCGAAAGCGAATCAAACCATTGAGGCGATGCGCCTCAAAACTCACCTTTTTGTCCAGCCCTTTTAAATTACGTATCGGCTCTGAGGCAAAGTAGTCCGCAGCACTTTTCCCCAGCCGCAAACACTCACGTACCAGACCGTGGATATAATTGGCCGATTCCTTGTCTTCACTGAGGTATCCGTTGAAGGCCAGCCGTGCCGGCATACGTCCCAACGAGTTCAGGTAGCTGAACAGGCGCTGTGCCTGTTCCCTTTCAGTCTTGATTTGCCGGATTCCTGCAACCAGTGTGGGCATATAGTGATGCTCAGCGTAAACGCCGGCGACAGGTGCTTGTGACTTTACGGCATAGGCAACGGCTGTAAGCAAGCCATCGAACGAGCCATCATAGAGAAACGTGTCGGGAGCAGTATTCATCAATTTTTAAAGAGTCTCAATTGCCTGCTGTTCTGCAGCACCTTCTTGCTGGCAGGGGTTTCCGCTTTGTACATAGCCGCAGCCAACTGGCCGTGTGACATGGTCCTGTCTCCCAGGAACCTGCCATTGATTGAGATAAAATGTTTCGCACGTTTCATCACCAGACCAATCTTTTTTAAATCCTCCTCCCGGATGGGCGCAACCCTTCTTGTGGCGACAATCCTTTGGGCCGAGATCATTCCAAGACCCGGAACCCGCAACAACTCCTCGTAACTTGCACGGTTTATATCGAGGGGGAACAGGTCATAATTTCGTAGCGCCCAACCAGCTTTTGGGTCGAGGCGCATATCGAGATTGGGTGAAGTCTCCGAGAGTATCTCACTGGCGTGAAAACGATAGAACCTGAGCAACCAATCCGCCTGATACAGCCGGTGCTCGCGTATCAGTGGCGGCAAAGAGGCAACCGCCGGCAGAATCGGTGCTTCGTTCACCGCGATATATGCTGAAAAATAGACTCTCTTTAAGCTCATCCGCCGATAGAGATGCTCGGTCAAGTTGAGGATCTGATAATCGCTCTCCTTCGAGGCACCGACAATCATCTGGGTAGCCTGCCCGCCCGGGCAATAGGTGGGAGCCTTACCGCTCTTCTTTTTCTCCTGGCGATAGCCTGCATATTCCTCACCGATCTGGCTCATGGGGGCAAGAATCGCTTTGCGCGTTTTCTGGGGAGCAAGGAGTTTGAGTGAACTTTCCGAGGGCAGTTCGATATTGACCGAAAGCCTGTCCACCAGAAATCCCGCCTGCCGCACCAGCTCCTGGTCTGCACCCGGGATAACCTTAAGATGAATATAGCCGTTGAATTTGTGTCTGGTTCTGAGCAAGCGACAAACAGCAACCAGATCCGCCATGGTCCTATTCACCGAACCGTACACCGCGGAGCTCAAAAAAAGCCCCTCTATATAGTTGCGCAGGTAAAAGTTAATGGTGAGATCAGCGAGTTCTTCCGGAGTAAACGTTGCCCTGGGCAAAGTATTCGATCTGCGGCTGAGACAATAACTGCAATCGAACAGACAATCATTGCTCATTAATACTTTTAATAAAGAAATACACCGTCCGTCAGCCGACCAGCTATGACATATCCCGCTTTGCGCAGCATTGCCAATGCCATCCAGCGTGTTACTGCGACTGCTGCCACTCGAAGCGCAGGAGGCATCGTATTTTGCAGCATCAGCCAGAATTGTCAGTTTTTCAGATAGCTTCACTAATTACCATCCGTTCGCAGATCGGCGATTTTGTGGTTGAGGGGTTATTTTTAAGGTTATCCTCCGATGGATATACCACTATATCAAAAGAGGGGTATCATCAAGTGATACCCCTCAATATAAATCGCCATAAAAGTTGAACGACCGATACACCCTACTCCTTACAGAGTGAGCAGTGGCCCGTTAACAGCCATACACTTTCTTGGCTTCAAGCCTGCGTCTGTGCAAAATCGGTTCGGTATAGCCATTCGGCTGCCTCTGACCGTCAAAAACCAGATCGCAGGCCGCCTGAAAGGCGACGCTTTTGTCAAAATCTGCAGCCATGGGCCGATAGGCTGGGTCTCCTTCATTCTGACGATCCACCACAGCCGCCATTTTCTTGAGCGACTCCATCACCTGCTTTGCACTGCAGACACCATGGAGAATCCAGTTGGCGAGATACTGGCTAGAAATACGAAGGGTTGCGCGATCTTCCATAAGGCCGACATCCGTGATGTCCAGCACCTTGGAACAACCAATGCCCTGCTCAACCCAGCGGACAACATAGCCGAGGATAGACTGTGCATTATTATCCAGCTCGTTTTGTATTTCTTCTTCACTCAACTCATCTTTCAAGAGCGGGATGGTCAAAAGATTTTCAAGACTTGCACGTGGACCAGTTTGTGCCAGTTCACGCTGCACCGCAAACACATCCACATAATGATAATGCATGGCGTGCAGGGTAGCTGCTGTGGGAGAAGGTACCCAGGCACAGTTGGCGCCTGAGTTCGGGTGACCGATTTTCGTCTCCACCATCTCCGCCATCATATCCGGCTTGGCCCACATTCCCTTACCGATCTGGGCCTTGCCGGAAAACCCGACCTCTAGACCGACATCAACATTCTGGTCCTCATAGTCTTTAATCCAGGCCTCATTCTTCATGGCCTCTTTTTTCACCATGGGGCCGGCCTGCATTGAGGTGTGGATCTCATCACCGGTCCGGTCGAGAAAGCCGGTATTGATGAAGATGATGCGTTCACGAACCTGACGGATGCACTCCTTGAGATTGACCGTGGTGCGGCGCTCCTCGTCCATGATGCCGATCTTCAGAGTGTTTTCCGGCAGACCAAGTGCCTGCTCAGTTCGGGTGAAAATCTCAGCCGCAAAGGCAACCTCCTCAGGCCCGTGCATCTTCGGCTTCACGATATAGACACTGCCAGCCGGACTGTTGGCGTATTTCACGTTCCCGCGCAACTGATGCAGACCGACATAGGCGGTAACCATGGTGTCAAGCATCCCTTCCGGAATCTCTTCACCCTTCAAGAGTACCGCCGGCGTAGTCATCAGGTGGCCAACATTTCTCACCAACATCACGCTTCTGCCGGAAATGGAAAATGACGAGCCATCGATTGCGGTATACCATCTATCAGGATTCAGGGTGCGTTCAACAACCTTGTCACCCTTATTAAAGGAGGTGGTGAGGTCTCCCCTGTTCAGGCCGAGCCAGTTGCTGTAGGTAAGGGCCTTGTCTTCTCCGTCAACCGCCGCAACCGAATCTTCGCAATCGCAAATCGTGGTGAGTGCGGACTCCAAAACGATATCCTTCACTCCGGCCGGATGATCTTTGCCGACCAGATGCTGACGGTCAATCTGAATTTCGAGATGCAAACCATTGTTCACCAGCAACATGGACAGCCCACCATCTTTGCTGTAACCCTTAAACTTCGCAGGATCTGCAAGTCCCTTCATTGAGCCATCTGCCATTTTGGCGACAAATTGCGCCACATCCTCTTTAGCTTCAGTATCAACGGTATACTCAACGACTTCACGGTGACTCGCTCCGGCCAACGGCACAGCCCTATCCAGAAAGTCGGAACCATATGCCATTACCTTTTTACCGCGAACCGGGTTGTAGCCTTTACCCTTTTCAGCACCATCACTCTCAGCCAATACATCGGTGCCATACAGTGCATCATAGAGGCTGCCCCAACGACCATTGACTGCATTCAGACCATAGCGGGCGTTGGTAACCGGTACCACCAGCTGCGGTGCGGC of the Desulfosediminicola ganghwensis genome contains:
- a CDS encoding 4Fe-4S dicluster domain-containing protein, with translation MAHHVDLSAYNKLTERLNRFPQGAPPSKYLERILKILLSDEEARKVSLLPIKPFTPRQAATIWGLSETEAFKLLNELASRAILVDIHSDNEVRYVLPPPMAGFFEFSLMRIRDDLDQKLLAELFYQYLNVEEEFIKALFTEGETQLGRVFVQEAALKNSAALHVLDYERATEVIDTSEQIGISLCYCRHKMKHVGKNCDAPMDICMTFNSSAGSLIRHGHARPVDKVEGRELLAKAWEHNLIQFGENVRQRVNFICNCCGCCCEAMLAAKRFASLHPVHTTNFLPVVAHHNCTGCGKCVDACPVEAMSLVSANDPHKPKRKQAKLDRELCLGCGVCVRSCPEQVIELTSRPERVITPLNSAHRTVVMAIERGMLQELIFDNRLLFSHRALAILLGAIFKLPPVKQLLASKQVKSRYLEALIAKR
- a CDS encoding putative DNA modification/repair radical SAM protein, with protein sequence MKLSEKLTILADAAKYDASCASSGSSRSNTLDGIGNAAQSGICHSWSADGRCISLLKVLMSNDCLFDCSYCLSRRSNTLPRATFTPEELADLTINFYLRNYIEGLFLSSAVYGSVNRTMADLVAVCRLLRTRHKFNGYIHLKVIPGADQELVRQAGFLVDRLSVNIELPSESSLKLLAPQKTRKAILAPMSQIGEEYAGYRQEKKKSGKAPTYCPGGQATQMIVGASKESDYQILNLTEHLYRRMSLKRVYFSAYIAVNEAPILPAVASLPPLIREHRLYQADWLLRFYRFHASEILSETSPNLDMRLDPKAGWALRNYDLFPLDINRASYEELLRVPGLGMISAQRIVATRRVAPIREEDLKKIGLVMKRAKHFISINGRFLGDRTMSHGQLAAAMYKAETPASKKVLQNSRQLRLFKN
- a CDS encoding TIGR03915 family putative DNA repair protein — encoded protein: MNTAPDTFLYDGSFDGLLTAVAYAVKSQAPVAGVYAEHHYMPTLVAGIRQIKTEREQAQRLFSYLNSLGRMPARLAFNGYLSEDKESANYIHGLVRECLRLGKSAADYFASEPIRNLKGLDKKVSFEAHRLNGLIRFRILKDGLQYAPIEPDHNVISYCANHFIKRLANRRWILHDIARDLALFWDCNTLQPVSVADDFTSFVAENGEVPPEEMAEQELHYQQLWNSFHAAISNPARENHKLQRQLMPKRYWKYLVEVG
- a CDS encoding malate synthase G, encoding MAVSSGVRVQVGNLEVDRQLYDVVGERIAPGTGVEPEKFWAELEKLVAELMPKNRMLLGRRDELQLMIDNYHRDSRGEIFDSAAYEGFLREIGYIVDTGDDFTISTENVDPEIATIAAPQLVVPVTNARYGLNAVNGRWGSLYDALYGTDVLAESDGAEKGKGYNPVRGKKVMAYGSDFLDRAVPLAGASHREVVEYTVDTEAKEDVAQFVAKMADGSMKGLADPAKFKGYSKDGGLSMLLVNNGLHLEIQIDRQHLVGKDHPAGVKDIVLESALTTICDCEDSVAAVDGEDKALTYSNWLGLNRGDLTTSFNKGDKVVERTLNPDRWYTAIDGSSFSISGRSVMLVRNVGHLMTTPAVLLKGEEIPEGMLDTMVTAYVGLHQLRGNVKYANSPAGSVYIVKPKMHGPEEVAFAAEIFTRTEQALGLPENTLKIGIMDEERRTTVNLKECIRQVRERIIFINTGFLDRTGDEIHTSMQAGPMVKKEAMKNEAWIKDYEDQNVDVGLEVGFSGKAQIGKGMWAKPDMMAEMVETKIGHPNSGANCAWVPSPTAATLHAMHYHYVDVFAVQRELAQTGPRASLENLLTIPLLKDELSEEEIQNELDNNAQSILGYVVRWVEQGIGCSKVLDITDVGLMEDRATLRISSQYLANWILHGVCSAKQVMESLKKMAAVVDRQNEGDPAYRPMAADFDKSVAFQAACDLVFDGQRQPNGYTEPILHRRRLEAKKVYGC